In Pithys albifrons albifrons isolate INPA30051 chromosome 6, PitAlb_v1, whole genome shotgun sequence, a single genomic region encodes these proteins:
- the LOC139673197 gene encoding carbohydrate sulfotransferase 8-like isoform X2 — protein sequence MNQKVLVFLLPNFIFGMFLLGFFCKRQKPLTGAFSSPSENWLAIQNDRKSMLASVCLKNNLNKLKSKLDSRVANQLFVEHKHKFIYCEVPKVGCSNWKRTIFLLQADLNAEASEIEHNHIHQTSLIKKLVSYPPAIQKEFLSNYTKVMFTRHPLERLVSAYRDKLLHSEPYYSIAVANEIRAMFRKNKNSSEKVSFQEFVNFIIAKPPNTLDIHWKPMFLLCDPCNIHYDILGKYETLGLDSEHVLKVIGAPESLQFPSLKRYRSEKRTNGDITLEYLRQLTSEQIEKIKKLYQMDFFLFNYTMKYEDYFSLND from the exons ATGAACCAGAAAGTATTAGTTTTCCTTCTCCCAAATTTTATATTTGGGatgtttcttttggggtttttctgtaaGAGACAAAAACCCCTAACAG GTGCTTTTTCTAGTCCCTCTGAAAATTGGCTGGCGATTCAAAATGATCGCAAAAGCATGCTGGCTTCTGTCTGCCTGAAGAACAAccttaacaaattaaaaagcaaattggATTCTCGTGTTGCAAACCAGCTCTTTGTGGAGCACAAGCATAAATTTATCTACTGTGAGGTGCCCAAGGTAGGCTGCTCCAACTGGAAGAGaactatttttcttctgcaagcAGACTTGAATGCAGAAGCTTCTGAAATTGAGCATAACCACATTCACCAAACCTCACTGATCAAAAAATTGGTGTCTTACCCTCCTGCCATACAAAAGGAGTTTCTAAGCAATTACACCAAAGTGATGTTCACCAGACATCCCTTGGAACGGCTGGTTTCAGCTTACAGAGACAAACTTCTGCACTCTGAGCCATACTACAGTATTGCTGTTGCTAATGAGATTAGGGCAAtgttcaggaaaaacaaaaattcttctgaaaaagTGAGTTTCCAGGAGTTTGTCAATTTCATAATAGCAAAACCACCAAACACTCTTGACATTCACTGGAAACCAATGTTTCTGCTCTGCGATCCTTGCAACATTCACTATGATATTCTGGGTAAGTATGAAACTCTTGGATTAGACTCTGAGCATGTTCTGAAGGTCATTGGAGCACCAGAGAGCCTGCAGTTCCCCAGCCTGAAGAGATACAGGTCAGAGAAACGAACAAATGGTGATATCACCTTGGAGTATCTCAGACAATTAACCTCAGAACAAATTGAGAAGATCAAAAAATTGTatcaaatggatttttttttgttcaattaTACTATGAAATATGAGGATTATTTTTCCCTGAATGACTAA
- the LOC139673197 gene encoding carbohydrate sulfotransferase 8-like isoform X1 has translation MAKTEQQNQERQISTLKITPYYCENNMNQKVLVFLLPNFIFGMFLLGFFCKRQKPLTGAFSSPSENWLAIQNDRKSMLASVCLKNNLNKLKSKLDSRVANQLFVEHKHKFIYCEVPKVGCSNWKRTIFLLQADLNAEASEIEHNHIHQTSLIKKLVSYPPAIQKEFLSNYTKVMFTRHPLERLVSAYRDKLLHSEPYYSIAVANEIRAMFRKNKNSSEKVSFQEFVNFIIAKPPNTLDIHWKPMFLLCDPCNIHYDILGKYETLGLDSEHVLKVIGAPESLQFPSLKRYRSEKRTNGDITLEYLRQLTSEQIEKIKKLYQMDFFLFNYTMKYEDYFSLND, from the exons AAAGACAGATTTCCACTCTAAAGATCACGCCATACTACTGTGAAAATAATATGAACCAGAAAGTATTAGTTTTCCTTCTCCCAAATTTTATATTTGGGatgtttcttttggggtttttctgtaaGAGACAAAAACCCCTAACAG GTGCTTTTTCTAGTCCCTCTGAAAATTGGCTGGCGATTCAAAATGATCGCAAAAGCATGCTGGCTTCTGTCTGCCTGAAGAACAAccttaacaaattaaaaagcaaattggATTCTCGTGTTGCAAACCAGCTCTTTGTGGAGCACAAGCATAAATTTATCTACTGTGAGGTGCCCAAGGTAGGCTGCTCCAACTGGAAGAGaactatttttcttctgcaagcAGACTTGAATGCAGAAGCTTCTGAAATTGAGCATAACCACATTCACCAAACCTCACTGATCAAAAAATTGGTGTCTTACCCTCCTGCCATACAAAAGGAGTTTCTAAGCAATTACACCAAAGTGATGTTCACCAGACATCCCTTGGAACGGCTGGTTTCAGCTTACAGAGACAAACTTCTGCACTCTGAGCCATACTACAGTATTGCTGTTGCTAATGAGATTAGGGCAAtgttcaggaaaaacaaaaattcttctgaaaaagTGAGTTTCCAGGAGTTTGTCAATTTCATAATAGCAAAACCACCAAACACTCTTGACATTCACTGGAAACCAATGTTTCTGCTCTGCGATCCTTGCAACATTCACTATGATATTCTGGGTAAGTATGAAACTCTTGGATTAGACTCTGAGCATGTTCTGAAGGTCATTGGAGCACCAGAGAGCCTGCAGTTCCCCAGCCTGAAGAGATACAGGTCAGAGAAACGAACAAATGGTGATATCACCTTGGAGTATCTCAGACAATTAACCTCAGAACAAATTGAGAAGATCAAAAAATTGTatcaaatggatttttttttgttcaattaTACTATGAAATATGAGGATTATTTTTCCCTGAATGACTAA